The genomic stretch TTTGGGTAAAACTATTATTTATAAAGCAATTGAAGGGGCACGCAATTTGATATTTTTACACCAGTAAATTTTAAAACAATCTGAACGATGATAATTATTCTCTTGGCTTTTATGGCGATTGGCTTTATAGTACAAATGCGCCTAAAGAGTAAGTTTAAAAAATATAGCGAAGTTGGCTTGGCCAACGGGCTAAGCGGCCGCGAGATTGCCGAAAAAATGTTGGCTGATAATAATATTCACGATGTACGCGTGATTTCTACTCCCGGCCAGCTTACCGACCATTACAATCCTGCAAACAAAACTGTAAACCTTAGTGAAGCAGTTTACGAACAACGAAACATTGCCGCTGCTGCCGTTGCTGCCCACGAATGTGGACACGCTGTGCAACATGCTACCGCTTATAGCTGGTTGCAATTCCGTTCGGCCATGGTACCTATCGTGAGCTTTAGCTCCAAGGCTATGGGTATTGTTTTCCTATTGATGATTTTAGGTTCTGCCTTTGTGCACCTATTTCCATTGGACACAGTTCTATGGACGATGATTTTCCTACAAGGAGCCATTACATTATTTACTGTAGTTACCCTTCCGGTGGAATATGACGCGAGTAATCGTGCACTGGTTTGGTTAGAAACCACTGGCACCGCCACCCCAAGTGAGCACGCACAAGCAAAAGACGCTCTTAATGCTGCCGCTAATACTTATTT from Owenweeksia hongkongensis DSM 17368 encodes the following:
- a CDS encoding zinc metallopeptidase; translated protein: MIIILLAFMAIGFIVQMRLKSKFKKYSEVGLANGLSGREIAEKMLADNNIHDVRVISTPGQLTDHYNPANKTVNLSEAVYEQRNIAAAAVAAHECGHAVQHATAYSWLQFRSAMVPIVSFSSKAMGIVFLLMILGSAFVHLFPLDTVLWTMIFLQGAITLFTVVTLPVEYDASNRALVWLETTGTATPSEHAQAKDALNAAANTYLVAALASITQLAYYVMLLMGSRD